TTTACGACGGCATCCGCGCCCAATTCCTCGGCTTCTGCTTCCATTCGAGAGCCTCCTCGCGGGCGTCGGACATCAGTTCGGTGTAGCCTTTCAGTTCTCCGCCGACCACGTTTCGCAGACCTTGGGTGATGTCGCGGCCGATGTTGCGGGCGCGGACCGTGTTTTCGCGGACGACACCGAGCGTCTCGGTGATTTCGCGACCTGCGGTCATATCACTTCTGGAGAGTTACAATCTCCCCGAGCTGTCGTTCGGGGATTTATCTTTTCACCCGACGAAGCCCGGGTATGCAGTTCGATCACGCTGGCGTCGCCACCCCCGACGCCGACGCGCTCGCGGAGTTGTTCGGAGAGTTGTTCGACGCCCCAGAGGCCCACCGCGAGGAGTTCGACGGGATGACCGTCGTCTTTCTCGAACTCGACGACGGCTACTTCGAACTCCTCGAACCGCACGCCGACGGCGCTATCGCGCGCTATCTCGACAACACCGGACCCGGACTCCATCACTTCGCCCTCGCGACGGAGGACATCGAGTCGGCGCTCGAAACGGCCAAAGCGGCGGGCGTCGAACTCATCGACGAGAAACCGAGACCCGGTGCGTGGGGACATCAAGTCGCCTTCTTGCATCCGAAATCGACCGGCGGCGTCCTCGTCGAGTTCGTCGAGCACTGAGCGGGAGACGCGTTTTATTCTCCGACACCTCGACGTTCGTCTAAGCTGTACAGCCGGTTACG
This genomic stretch from Haloprofundus salilacus harbors:
- the mce gene encoding methylmalonyl-CoA epimerase gives rise to the protein MQFDHAGVATPDADALAELFGELFDAPEAHREEFDGMTVVFLELDDGYFELLEPHADGAIARYLDNTGPGLHHFALATEDIESALETAKAAGVELIDEKPRPGAWGHQVAFLHPKSTGGVLVEFVEH